The genome window CCGTGCCTAATGACATAAAAATATTAGCCATTTTTTAAACCCTTGATTTATAAAAATTATTATCTATGCTATTTCCATCTTGGCCGTATTCACTTGCTTTAGTACCAAAAATTTTTTCATTAAGTGAGTCAAAAAATTCTTTAACAGCAACAACATGTCTTGCATATTCTTTATTTACTTTATGTAAATTTTCAAGCTTTGAACGCATAAGAACAAGCTTTGACTTCACTTCATCGTCTAAAACGCTAGCAAGTGTAGTCGTACCGCTCTCTTTTGATACCTTTAAAAGCTCTTTATCTAGTGCTCTTTTGGTATCTTCAAATGCACGAACTAAGGCATTTTTTTTCTTTACACTCTCATCAACGCTTGAGTGCTTTGCCTCTTTTATATTTGCGATATCTTGTATAGTTAAATTTATAAGCTCATCAAGCTCGCCTATAGCCTCGTCCAAAAGCTTTTTTATCATTTAAAGTCCTTAATTACAGTAATGCATCAGCCACAGCCCTAGCCGTTTTTGAGATATCAACCTGATAAGTGCCATTTGCTATGGCATCAGCTATCTCTTTTAGCTTTGCGTTTTCGTTTGTTCTTACTTCTTTATTCTGAGTTTCGACCTTGGCATCGCTATTTTTATTTAGCGCATTTGCCTGAAAATTTGGTCTTTGGTTCAAAGGCCTTATCATATTCATACCTCTTAAAATAAAATGTTTATATCACTACATCGGCAGAATATAAATTTACTTAAGAGTCTCTCTTTAAAAAATCGTACAAAAGTTCTGAAAAACCAAGATTTCCGCTCAATGCTTTACTCATTGCATCGTTATACATCGACCTATAAATATCACTACCAGCAGCCTTTGGATATAGCGAGTTGTGCTCGTCTTCTTTTAAAGCAATATCAAGTACAGCCTTTACCATATATGCCTCAAATGCATCAGTTTGCTCTTTTAAAAGTGCATCTTGTTTAGCATTTGTATTTTTT of Campylobacter concisus contains these proteins:
- the flgN gene encoding flagellar export chaperone FlgN, which translates into the protein MIKKLLDEAIGELDELINLTIQDIANIKEAKHSSVDESVKKKNALVRAFEDTKRALDKELLKVSKESGTTTLASVLDDEVKSKLVLMRSKLENLHKVNKEYARHVVAVKEFFDSLNEKIFGTKASEYGQDGNSIDNNFYKSRV
- a CDS encoding flagellar biosynthesis anti-sigma factor FlgM, encoding MIRPLNQRPNFQANALNKNSDAKVETQNKEVRTNENAKLKEIADAIANGTYQVDISKTARAVADALL
- a CDS encoding rod-binding protein → MQIDNTLALNSYNEISANKIKNTNAKQDALLKEQTDAFEAYMVKAVLDIALKEDEHNSLYPKAAGSDIYRSMYNDAMSKALSGNLGFSELLYDFLKRDS